The following proteins are encoded in a genomic region of Palaemon carinicauda isolate YSFRI2023 chromosome 19, ASM3689809v2, whole genome shotgun sequence:
- the LOC137658445 gene encoding protein enabled homolog isoform X2, which yields MYELILEGEKHVTQARETLVAREQRETKLRKEYTKVSKKAPVEEVRLLKERLNQAERARDLAHLELVERVGENEAVKMIRIKEGLLNLGAAYQELAQKSLIIFTAHHNITSELPEVRDKDLHDVKYTGSQVARRYVEETKEKIRSFCPDISKKHPLPDDPPPPYTPSLEHLNDLSNSRQNGHNGNLNNVPSNINNSSRNHPSAPQVSLPSVNGYPHLPDDVEAGISSPGHRGLDSRPTAPSISSSTINSPLPVSPQSRLYPELPQPKEDNHPSIPQPHKGPEPHRDPHTTHFQSVPNLGDGSSMNHSLRYPPLNVGENSSFNDSNFHPDTSSSSPSLLASHISRTSDAPDSPPFNPYYDWLPSHVADKMSNATQRPEDKNVPTQKVEANPSPKAESSNNGGKNELSDSRDKPVRPKNLNPFLEESTDDDGDDTKENKSSGAAKKSSSK from the exons ATGTATGAGCTCATTCTAGAAGGGGAAAAGCATGTTACTCAGGCTCGAGAGACACTGGTTGCTAGAGAACAGCGGGAGACAAAGCTCCGGAAAGAATACACTAAAGTCAGTAAAAAA GCCCCTGTTGAGGAAGTGAGGTTGCTAAAAGAGAGATTAAACCAGGCTGAGAGAGCAAGAGATTTGGCTCATTTAGAAT TGGTGGAGCGAGTAGGAGAAAATGAAGCTGTAAAAATGATTAGAATTAAAGAAGGCCTCTTAAATCTTGGAGCTGCTTACCAAGAATTGGCACAGAAATCTTTGATTATATTTACTGCTCATCATAATATTACTTCCGAATTGCCAGAGGTTCGTGATAAAGATCTCCATGATGTCAAATACACAG GGTCACAAGTTGCTAGAAGATATGTAGAGGaaaccaaagaaaaaataagaagtttTTGTCCTGATATTTCCAAAAAACATCCTCTGCCAGATGATCCTCCACCACCATATACTCCATCTCTTGAACACTTGAACGATTTGTCAAACTCTAGACAGAATGGGCACAATGGTAATTTGAATAATGTACCTTCAAATATCAACAATTCTTCTAGAAATCATCCATCAGCTCCTCAGGTATCTTTGCCATCAGTTAACGGTTATCCTCATCTTCCCGATGATGTTGAAGCAGGAATATCTTCTCCTGGACATCGTGGATTAGATAGTCGACCTACTGCTCCAAGTATTTCTTCGTCTACCATTAATTCTCCTCTGCCTGTCAGTCCACAAAGTCGCCTGTATCCTGAACTTCCACAGCCAAAGGAGGATAATCATCCCTCTATCCCTCAACCCCACAAGGGACCAGAACCTCATCGTGATCCACATACGACACACTTCCAGAGTGTCCCTAATTTAGGGGATGGATCATCTATGAACCATAGCCTAAGGTACCCTCCTCTAAATGTTGGTGAAAACTCCAGCTTTAATGACAGTAACTTTCATCCTGACACTTCATCCTCTAGTCCAAGCCTTCTAGCTAGCCATATTTCAAGGACTTCAGATGCCCCTGATTCTCCTCCTTTTAATCCATATTATGATTGGCTACCATCCCATGTTGCAGACAAAATGAGCAATGCCACACAAAGACCAGAAGACAAGAATGTTCCCACTCAAAAGGTTGAAGCTAACCCTTCACCTAAGGCTGAATCAAGCAATAATGGAGGAAAAAATGAATTATCAGATTCTAGGGATAAACCTGTCCGTCCAAAAAATTTAAATCCATTCTTAGAAGAATccactgatgatgatggtgatgataccaAAGAAAATAAGTCTTCAGGGGCTGCTAAGAAATCTTCATCTAAGTAA
- the LOC137658445 gene encoding protein enabled homolog isoform X1 — protein MDKATKAIRRSGVRLKSISSGHGDLQMIISQLGEVRTSFKVFAHAQAQTSEDILKWACSHENRAIGETFGYLAELALIWTEVQREFADQLKEYKSMYELILEGEKHVTQARETLVAREQRETKLRKEYTKVSKKAPVEEVRLLKERLNQAERARDLAHLELVERVGENEAVKMIRIKEGLLNLGAAYQELAQKSLIIFTAHHNITSELPEVRDKDLHDVKYTGSQVARRYVEETKEKIRSFCPDISKKHPLPDDPPPPYTPSLEHLNDLSNSRQNGHNGNLNNVPSNINNSSRNHPSAPQVSLPSVNGYPHLPDDVEAGISSPGHRGLDSRPTAPSISSSTINSPLPVSPQSRLYPELPQPKEDNHPSIPQPHKGPEPHRDPHTTHFQSVPNLGDGSSMNHSLRYPPLNVGENSSFNDSNFHPDTSSSSPSLLASHISRTSDAPDSPPFNPYYDWLPSHVADKMSNATQRPEDKNVPTQKVEANPSPKAESSNNGGKNELSDSRDKPVRPKNLNPFLEESTDDDGDDTKENKSSGAAKKSSSK, from the exons GTCCGGAGTCCGTCTAAAATCCATCTCTAGTGGTCATGGAGACCTTCAAATGATTATTTCCCAGCTTGGAGAAGTAAGAACAAGTTTTAAAGTATTTGCCCATGCTCAGGCACAAACTTCAGAAGATATATTAAAGTGGGCATGTAGCCATGAAAATCGAGCTATTGGAGAGACATTTGGTTATTTGGCCGAGTTAGCACTTATTTGGACTGAAGTACAGCGAGAGTTTGCAG ACCAACTAAAGGAATATAAGTCAATGTATGAGCTCATTCTAGAAGGGGAAAAGCATGTTACTCAGGCTCGAGAGACACTGGTTGCTAGAGAACAGCGGGAGACAAAGCTCCGGAAAGAATACACTAAAGTCAGTAAAAAA GCCCCTGTTGAGGAAGTGAGGTTGCTAAAAGAGAGATTAAACCAGGCTGAGAGAGCAAGAGATTTGGCTCATTTAGAAT TGGTGGAGCGAGTAGGAGAAAATGAAGCTGTAAAAATGATTAGAATTAAAGAAGGCCTCTTAAATCTTGGAGCTGCTTACCAAGAATTGGCACAGAAATCTTTGATTATATTTACTGCTCATCATAATATTACTTCCGAATTGCCAGAGGTTCGTGATAAAGATCTCCATGATGTCAAATACACAG GGTCACAAGTTGCTAGAAGATATGTAGAGGaaaccaaagaaaaaataagaagtttTTGTCCTGATATTTCCAAAAAACATCCTCTGCCAGATGATCCTCCACCACCATATACTCCATCTCTTGAACACTTGAACGATTTGTCAAACTCTAGACAGAATGGGCACAATGGTAATTTGAATAATGTACCTTCAAATATCAACAATTCTTCTAGAAATCATCCATCAGCTCCTCAGGTATCTTTGCCATCAGTTAACGGTTATCCTCATCTTCCCGATGATGTTGAAGCAGGAATATCTTCTCCTGGACATCGTGGATTAGATAGTCGACCTACTGCTCCAAGTATTTCTTCGTCTACCATTAATTCTCCTCTGCCTGTCAGTCCACAAAGTCGCCTGTATCCTGAACTTCCACAGCCAAAGGAGGATAATCATCCCTCTATCCCTCAACCCCACAAGGGACCAGAACCTCATCGTGATCCACATACGACACACTTCCAGAGTGTCCCTAATTTAGGGGATGGATCATCTATGAACCATAGCCTAAGGTACCCTCCTCTAAATGTTGGTGAAAACTCCAGCTTTAATGACAGTAACTTTCATCCTGACACTTCATCCTCTAGTCCAAGCCTTCTAGCTAGCCATATTTCAAGGACTTCAGATGCCCCTGATTCTCCTCCTTTTAATCCATATTATGATTGGCTACCATCCCATGTTGCAGACAAAATGAGCAATGCCACACAAAGACCAGAAGACAAGAATGTTCCCACTCAAAAGGTTGAAGCTAACCCTTCACCTAAGGCTGAATCAAGCAATAATGGAGGAAAAAATGAATTATCAGATTCTAGGGATAAACCTGTCCGTCCAAAAAATTTAAATCCATTCTTAGAAGAATccactgatgatgatggtgatgataccaAAGAAAATAAGTCTTCAGGGGCTGCTAAGAAATCTTCATCTAAGTAA
- the LOC137658908 gene encoding uncharacterized protein yields MLAYPFLESTLKVTFQMLAYPSLESTLKVTFQMLAYPSLESTLKVTFQMLAYPSLESTLKVTFQMLAYPSLESTLKVTFQMLAYQSLESTLKVTFQMLAYPSLESTLKVTFQMLAYPSLESTLKVTFQMLAYPSLESTLKVTFQMLAYPSLESTLKVTFQMLAYPSLESTLKVTFQMLAYQSLESTLKVTFQMLAYQSLESTLKVTFQMLA; encoded by the coding sequence ATGTTAGCGTATCCATTTCTTGAGTCTACCCTTAAAGTCACTTTCCAAATGTTAGCATATCCATCTCTTGAGTCTACCCTTAAAGTCACTTTCCAAATGTTAGCATATCCATCTCTTGAGTCTACCCTTAAAGTCACTTTCCAAATGTTAGCATATCCATCTCTTGAGTCTACCCTTAAAGTCACTTTCCAAATGTTAGCATATCCATCTCTTGAGTCTACCCTTAAAGTCACTTTCCAAATGTTAGCATATCAATCTCTTGAGTCTACCCTTAAAGTCACTTTCCAAATGTTAGCATATCCATCTCTTGAGTCTACCCTTAAAGTCACTTTCCAAATGTTAGCATATCCATCTCTTGAGTCTACCCTTAAAGTCACTTTCCAAATGTTAGCATATCCATCTCTTGAGTCTACCCTTAAAGTCACTTTCCAAATGTTAGCATACCCATCTCTTGAGTCTACCCTTAAAGTCACTTTCCAAATGTTAGCATATCCATCTCTTGAGTCTACCCTTAAAGTCACTTTCCAAATGTTAGCATATCAATCTCTTGAGTCTACCCTTAAAGTCACCTTCCAAATGTTAGCATATCAATCTCTTGAGTCTACCCTTAAAGTCACTTTCCAAATGTTAGCATAG